The Festucalex cinctus isolate MCC-2025b chromosome 10, RoL_Fcin_1.0, whole genome shotgun sequence region tttttctcacagaagtgtaaaaaaaaagaaaagaagtgaAGTGCAAAAGGAAACAGAAATAGAAATCAACATGTCAAACTGTCACGCAAGCACAAAAAGATGCAAATTGCTAACTgtaaaaaggcaaaaaagaaaaaaaagctcacctgGATGCTCTCCTTCACCAGAGCCTGCTTGGACTTGAGGCGAGAGTTGTGCACGGCTCTCGGGTCTCGAAAAAGCTGCACGATGTGCAAGTTGACACCCGGGTCCTTCATGAGCGGCACCAGCGTGCTGAGGTCCAGAACGCGCACGCCCTTGATGACCACCACCGGGTACTTCTTGCACTCCCGCTCCAGCTCGCGTATGTCCCGCTTGGGGCACTTGGCGCAGCGGTCCTCCTGCACCAGGCCGACTCGGTGGCGTTGGTGGGCGTCGCACAGCGGCTCGGAGCACACCACCTTGTTCATCTTCCAGCCGAAGATGAAGGCGGTGGTGAGGTTCTGCGAGCCGGCGTACAGCTTGAGCACGGAGAAGTCGCAGCGGAACAGCGCGCTCAACATGTCGCGCACGGCGCCCTGCAGGCTGCCCGCGTCGCCCGGGTACAGGGCCTGCCAGATGTGCCACATGGGCTCGTACAAGTAGAACACGTCCGGGTGCTGGTTGAACAGCTCGCCCAGGAACGACGAGCCGGTCCTCCAGGTGGCGTGCAGATAGATGTGCGTGCGAGGAGCGCCGGGCCCGGGCGGCTGCGTGCCGTTGGCGCCGTCCACTTTGTAGCCGTGCTCCCACAGCAGCGCCACGGCGTTCTTCAGGTCCGAGCACCgcgactgctgctgctgctgctcctgcAGCTGCATGAGCCCGTGCTTGGAGCGCTGCAGCGAGCGCTCCCCGAAGTCGAACACATAGGGGATGAGCAGGAGCAAACCCGTGTAGGCGAGGATCAGAATCAAGTATTTCTTCTGGAGCCTCCTCTTCATCGCGCTGGCTTGCACGCGTCGCGCTTTGGAGCTCCGCTCGAGTTGTGCGTGCGCGAATGAGGCGACTTGTGTGGCATGCTCATGCTCAGATTCAGGGGGAGGGGCGGGTCGAGCTGGTTGCTTAAATAAAGGCGGGGTCAACTATGACGTCTGTTTAGTGCTACAAGTTGCTAGATGACGGCGTCGTTGATTGTtgctaaaagttgctcaatgaaGGCAGGGTCGATCTGGTGCAAAAACGTTCCCAAAATATAAAGCCTAATCAAACGACATTAAATTAAAGTGGGGCTATTTGTTGCTAAACATTGATGTTACCCTTGCATGAATTATCTGCACATCCTCAACCAGACAAGGCTACCTCTGTGGACAGCCTTGCCACATTCAAGATGGACATGCTTACGTATCCTAGCAACGGCCCATGCCACTCAAGCGAGGAAACAAGCTTTCATCACTAATTAAACCACATATAACCAAATGCGAATGCGGGATTTATTCGTAGCAAGGCCCTATTTTTAATGAAAGATTAATAGGAAGTTTAATAGCACCAAATCGGGCAAGTTGatacacttcctgttttgtgagCACGCGATGCATTGTGGGAAAAGTGAATAAGACACACTCATGCAActtggacacttttttttagtGTTAAGTTTCGACTTTTCATGTCACTTAAAATTTCATTCGTATCCTACTTAAATCAATGATACAATTTGTGTTGTAAAAATAAGACAGATAATAGCGGTTTGTGTTCGCGCATGCGCACACCTCCTCTGGAAGCTAATAGCGCGCCAGTGAAGATGTTGCTAAGTTAACCAGAGCTCCTCCTGCTACGGTCACAAATGGCGTTATCCAAAGCAGACCGCCGCTTGTGTTAGCGCCTCGCTCGGTGTAAGGTAGTCTACGCCGTTACGACAGCTCGCCACATGTGACGCCGAGCTAAGCTATGGCTCACTGGAGCACCTTCGAGAAGGAGACGGAGAGAGAGACCAAGGAGCTGATCAGGTGCTTGAGTGGACTGGAGGACGAAGAGGAGCACAACTTCCAGCTTGCGCTCAAATTCGCTTGGTCCAATTTCAGGTAAGATGTCCTGGCCCACATCctgtccagaaaaaaaaaaaaatagaaattgaTTTGTCATGTTCGCCTACGTTGTTTGTGTATGGTATTTGAAATTGTGACACAAGCACAACAAGCAACAGCGGGCCAGTTTggccatattattattattattattattattattattattattattattattattattattgttgttgttgttgttgttgttgttgttgttgttgttgttgttgttgttgataataataatattattattattattttattagtgctttaTCTTGCGTGCAGCTCAGGTGTTCAGGAGGTGATGCTAAATTGACTATCTCCTGTGTGTGTCGCCCCCCAACTCCCTCCAGGTTCCATCGTTTCCTGGATGTTGACAGCCACAAAGTGCAGCGTAGCATCAGTGGGTAAGTGTCAGTTTTGGGTTGAATTTCACGTTTCAAAGTACAAATTATACTACTACTTTTTGTCACATGATGTTACGCTTGCTTCTGGTTTTGAGCTCTTGAgttttgtagggaaaaaaaatgaatgtgaatgtgttgttgtttttcaacgCAGAATCTACGAAAAGCTGATGGTCCACTCGGAAGTGAGTAAGGCCGAAAGCTGGATGAGGCTGACTGATGAGTTCCTCAACTCGCCCCTAGCTAACACCAATGGAACAAAGGTGAATCCACAATTTGCCATAATCTTCCAGAATTGATTGCGTGTGTTAACGTAACGATGTGCCTGTGTGTTTACAGACTGATGTACACTACAGCATACTGTCGCTGCTTCTCCTGTTATCGGCCTCCCTCTCCAACACAAACTTTACAGAGAGACCCCGAGTAAAGGAGGCCGGTGAGTTGTTATAATGCAGAGTTTTACGTTattaattgttattttattttatttttattttgacagtaTGCAGACAGGCACGTCTGAATTTAGGATTGCACACATTCAGTCGTATCATGTTGTGCCACATTCcattaataatatttattaaattctttaaaaaaagaaatgaaaggggacagaaagaagtgaaactt contains the following coding sequences:
- the chst7 gene encoding carbohydrate sulfotransferase 7, which gives rise to MKRRLQKKYLILILAYTGLLLLIPYVFDFGERSLQRSKHGLMQLQEQQQQQSRCSDLKNAVALLWEHGYKVDGANGTQPPGPGAPRTHIYLHATWRTGSSFLGELFNQHPDVFYLYEPMWHIWQALYPGDAGSLQGAVRDMLSALFRCDFSVLKLYAGSQNLTTAFIFGWKMNKVVCSEPLCDAHQRHRVGLVQEDRCAKCPKRDIRELERECKKYPVVVIKGVRVLDLSTLVPLMKDPGVNLHIVQLFRDPRAVHNSRLKSKQALVKESIQVLRSKKHNDKYKRLLVPNNRMNRAESYVSSAMELICDNWLGDMMLVTNAPPWVRRSYHRVRYEDLVLHPAQELQKLYRFSNLSTSPELERFALNMTHGRGYSSDRPFLISSRDAKEAIYAWRERLSVEQINQVEAYCSEVMRQLGYPKHSAEKTT